The proteins below come from a single Mycolicibacterium sp. TY81 genomic window:
- a CDS encoding hemophore: protein MKTTSVAVRRGLAGAFAVTAVGGVMVTSFGAPSAGAGQDPCAASQVAKTIGMVATSTGTYLDAHPTANQTLTNISQQQPGPQSLAALKTYFDANPQEGAALQNLQAPLVTLSSQCKLPLTLPQLMGLMQSAQQGGGLPATLPAMPSVPGAVPFTPTLPGVTTATGSVPAAQAVSAPAAR from the coding sequence ATGAAGACGACCAGTGTGGCGGTTCGCCGCGGACTTGCCGGGGCGTTCGCTGTAACTGCAGTCGGCGGCGTGATGGTGACGTCGTTCGGGGCTCCGTCGGCCGGTGCGGGCCAGGATCCGTGCGCGGCCAGCCAGGTCGCCAAGACCATCGGCATGGTGGCCACCTCGACGGGCACCTACCTGGATGCGCACCCCACCGCGAACCAGACGCTGACGAACATCTCGCAGCAGCAGCCCGGCCCGCAGTCGCTGGCAGCGCTGAAGACCTACTTCGATGCCAACCCGCAGGAGGGCGCCGCGCTGCAGAACCTGCAGGCGCCGCTGGTGACGTTGTCGTCGCAGTGCAAGCTGCCGCTGACCCTGCCGCAGCTGATGGGCCTGATGCAGTCGGCGCAGCAGGGTGGCGGACTGCCCGCCACGTTGCCCGCGATGCCGAGCGTGCCCGGCGCCGTGCCGTTCACGCCCACCCTGCCTGGCGTGACGACGGCGACGGGGTCTGTGCCCGCGGCTCAGGCGGTGTCGGCGCCCGCCGCGCGGTAG
- a CDS encoding AI-2E family transporter, with the protein MSQADEAVDPVVRKAAAWSWRFLAIFGAVLAVLWIVIKLEVIVVPVLLAMLATAFLLPAVDLLTRRGLPRGAAVAVMLLSSIVVMGGILTFVVFQFIDGAPALVEQVTKSIDGARKWLTEGPILHLSADQINSVGQTAIDALKNNQSKLTSGVFSTAGALTEIVTGLLLTLFTLIFLLHGGRDIYAFVTKIIPSSVRDRVREAGRAGFGSLIGYVRATFVVAMVDAVGIGTGLAIMGVPLALPLASLVFLGAFVPLVGAVVTGFVAVVVALIAKGWIYALIALGLIIAVQQLEAHVLQPIVMGRAVSVHPLAVVLAIAGGSVTAGVIGALIAVPIVAFLNSAIRVLTADNPRATEAEVLAEAGSVAAAAVSPGDTPPATDGPPGAADPQR; encoded by the coding sequence ATGTCACAAGCCGACGAAGCGGTAGATCCGGTGGTACGCAAGGCCGCAGCCTGGTCGTGGCGGTTCTTGGCGATCTTCGGCGCGGTGCTCGCCGTGCTGTGGATCGTCATCAAGCTCGAGGTCATCGTGGTGCCCGTGCTGCTGGCCATGTTGGCCACGGCCTTCCTGCTGCCGGCCGTGGACCTGCTGACCCGGCGCGGTCTGCCGCGCGGCGCGGCCGTCGCGGTGATGCTGCTGAGTTCCATCGTGGTGATGGGCGGCATCCTGACGTTCGTCGTCTTCCAATTCATCGACGGCGCACCGGCTTTGGTGGAGCAGGTCACCAAGAGCATCGACGGCGCCCGCAAGTGGCTGACCGAGGGCCCGATCCTGCACCTGAGCGCCGACCAGATCAACAGCGTCGGCCAGACCGCCATCGATGCCCTCAAGAACAACCAGTCCAAGCTCACCAGCGGGGTCTTCTCCACCGCCGGCGCGCTGACCGAGATCGTCACCGGCCTGCTGCTGACCCTCTTCACCCTGATCTTCCTGCTGCACGGCGGGCGGGACATCTATGCGTTCGTCACCAAGATCATCCCGTCGTCCGTGCGGGACCGGGTGCGCGAGGCCGGCCGGGCCGGATTCGGCTCCCTGATCGGATACGTCCGCGCCACGTTCGTGGTGGCGATGGTCGACGCCGTCGGTATCGGCACCGGTTTGGCGATCATGGGGGTGCCGCTCGCGCTGCCGCTGGCGTCGCTGGTGTTCCTCGGCGCGTTCGTCCCGCTGGTCGGTGCGGTCGTGACCGGTTTCGTGGCCGTGGTGGTGGCACTGATCGCCAAGGGCTGGATCTACGCGCTGATCGCGCTCGGCCTGATCATCGCCGTGCAGCAGCTGGAGGCGCACGTGCTGCAGCCGATCGTCATGGGCCGTGCGGTGTCGGTCCACCCGCTCGCCGTCGTGCTGGCGATCGCCGGCGGCAGCGTCACCGCAGGCGTCATCGGCGCGTTGATCGCCGTGCCCATCGTCGCATTCCTCAACAGCGCCATCCGGGTGCTGACCGCTGACAATCCACGCGCCACCGAGGCCGAGGTACTCGCCGAGGCCGGTTCGGTCGCGGCCGCGGCGGTGTCGCCGGGGGACACGCCGCCAGCTACAGACGGCCCTCCCGGCGCAGCAGATCCGCAGCGCTGA
- a CDS encoding heme-binding protein — protein MMLSALAKRRVVAGFIGAGAVAGSMLFGAVPSALADDLPPNCTSADIAGVKSGVEASTSAYLFTHPDVNDFFTSLRGLSKDQAHAKVKQYLAANPQTKAELQGIRQPLKDIRDRCGIPGPAAR, from the coding sequence ATGATGCTTTCCGCTCTGGCCAAGCGACGCGTTGTTGCCGGTTTCATCGGTGCCGGCGCGGTCGCCGGCAGCATGTTGTTCGGTGCCGTGCCGTCGGCCCTCGCCGACGACCTGCCGCCCAACTGCACCTCTGCGGACATCGCCGGCGTCAAGTCGGGCGTCGAGGCCTCGACCTCCGCCTACCTGTTCACCCACCCCGACGTGAACGACTTCTTCACCAGCCTCCGGGGCCTGTCGAAGGACCAGGCGCACGCCAAGGTCAAGCAGTACCTGGCCGCCAACCCGCAGACCAAGGCGGAGCTGCAGGGCATCCGGCAGCCGCTCAAGGACATCCGCGACCGCTGCGGCATCCCCGGCCCCGCCGCCCGCTAA
- a CDS encoding YbhN family protein codes for MSHEAAPGSLTARRRGLWAACRRADARSAPARPRGKYWWLRWVLIGIAVVVLTVEVVMVWEQLAKAWRSLLSATWWWVAAAAVAALASMHSFAQIQRTLLRSAGVQVKQWRSEAAFYAGNALSTTLPGGPVLSATFVYRQQRLWGASPLVASWQLVMSGALQVVGLALLGLGGAFLLGASKNPLSLIFTIGGFVALLLLAQTVAANPQQIDGIGVRLLSWFNSLRGKPADTGLEGWRRTLNQLESVSLSRRTLTVAFSWSLFNWIADVACLACAAYATGGHPSLAGLTVAYAAARAVGAIPLMPGGLLVVEAVLVPGLVSSGMTLAAAISTMLIYRLVSWIFISAIGWVVFFFLFRTEKDFDPDAPETPSPAPGVPPADPETSHDPG; via the coding sequence GTGTCACACGAGGCTGCCCCCGGGTCTTTGACGGCCCGCCGTCGCGGCCTCTGGGCGGCGTGCCGGCGCGCCGATGCCCGTTCGGCACCGGCCCGGCCCCGCGGCAAGTACTGGTGGTTGCGCTGGGTTCTGATCGGTATCGCCGTCGTCGTGCTGACCGTCGAGGTCGTGATGGTCTGGGAGCAGCTCGCCAAGGCGTGGCGCAGCCTGTTGTCGGCGACGTGGTGGTGGGTCGCCGCCGCGGCCGTCGCGGCCCTGGCCTCGATGCACAGCTTCGCGCAGATTCAGCGCACCCTGCTCCGGTCCGCCGGTGTCCAGGTCAAGCAGTGGCGGTCCGAGGCCGCGTTCTACGCGGGCAACGCGCTGTCCACCACCCTGCCGGGCGGCCCAGTGCTCTCGGCCACCTTCGTCTACCGCCAGCAGCGGCTGTGGGGCGCCTCGCCATTGGTGGCCTCGTGGCAGCTGGTGATGTCCGGGGCCCTGCAGGTGGTCGGGTTGGCCCTGCTGGGCCTGGGCGGCGCGTTCCTGCTCGGCGCGAGCAAGAACCCGCTGTCGCTGATCTTCACGATCGGCGGTTTCGTGGCGCTGCTGCTACTGGCCCAGACCGTCGCCGCCAATCCGCAGCAGATCGACGGCATCGGCGTGCGGCTGCTGTCGTGGTTCAACTCGCTGCGCGGTAAGCCCGCCGACACCGGGCTGGAAGGCTGGCGCCGCACCCTGAACCAGCTGGAGTCGGTGAGCCTGAGCCGCCGGACCCTGACCGTCGCATTCAGCTGGTCGCTGTTCAACTGGATCGCCGACGTCGCGTGCCTGGCCTGCGCGGCGTACGCCACCGGCGGGCATCCGTCGCTGGCCGGCCTGACTGTCGCGTATGCCGCGGCCCGCGCCGTCGGCGCGATTCCCCTGATGCCCGGCGGGCTGCTCGTGGTCGAGGCGGTGCTGGTGCCCGGCCTGGTGTCCAGCGGCATGACGCTCGCGGCGGCCATCTCGACGATGCTGATCTATCGACTGGTCAGCTGGATCTTCATCTCGGCCATCGGCTGGGTGGTGTTCTTCTTCCTGTTCCGCACGGAGAAGGACTTCGACCCGGATGCGCCCGAAACCCCTTCCCCCGCACCGGGTGTGCCGCCCGCCGACCCCGAGACCTCGCATGATCCCGGGTAG
- a CDS encoding M23 family metallopeptidase, with the protein MIPGSRPAAALLLAAALTSCTTAPKSVQSSTPATTSIGAEPIVTPVLVDVVAEPVPVPATDGKVHLAYELLLTNTSPEPVTVDSIAVLGPAGPLLQLSGAGLAYWTRTMGTRISSNDLAPGQRSIVWLDVKLDAGGAAPQQLSHRVVVKVPKPMPPLVPPVVTENVAPVTVSDHKPVVLDPPLRGSGWLDANGCCDMTPHRMALNPIDGKLWAAERFAIDYEQLRADGQLFSGDRAKTDSYLYFGSDVHAVADGPVVAVLDGLPEQVPGVDPTGLTLAQYGGNHVVQDIGNGNFAFYAHLKTGSVKVKPGDRLTTGQVLGNVGNTGNSSAPHLHFHVMSAPDPLRADGLPFVFRSFRLTDRLANMAAVDALEAGGPARPEPGFTARAENNVSPLNLDVMTYDN; encoded by the coding sequence ATGATCCCGGGTAGCCGGCCGGCGGCGGCACTGCTGCTCGCCGCCGCGCTGACGTCCTGCACGACGGCACCGAAATCGGTCCAGTCTTCTACTCCCGCAACGACTTCCATAGGCGCCGAGCCGATCGTCACGCCCGTCCTCGTCGACGTCGTGGCCGAACCCGTGCCCGTTCCGGCGACCGACGGGAAGGTGCATCTCGCATACGAGCTGCTGCTGACCAACACCTCCCCCGAACCCGTGACCGTGGATTCGATCGCCGTCCTGGGACCCGCCGGGCCCCTGCTGCAACTGTCCGGCGCCGGCCTCGCCTACTGGACGCGGACCATGGGCACCCGCATCAGCAGCAACGATCTGGCGCCCGGACAACGGTCGATCGTCTGGCTGGACGTCAAACTGGACGCGGGTGGCGCTGCGCCCCAGCAACTTTCACACCGGGTGGTGGTCAAGGTACCCAAGCCGATGCCGCCGCTCGTGCCACCGGTGGTGACCGAGAACGTCGCACCCGTGACGGTGTCCGACCACAAGCCCGTCGTACTCGACCCGCCGCTGCGCGGCTCCGGCTGGCTCGACGCCAACGGCTGTTGCGACATGACGCCGCACCGCATGGCCCTCAACCCGATCGATGGAAAACTCTGGGCCGCAGAGCGATTCGCCATCGACTACGAGCAGCTACGGGCCGACGGGCAGCTGTTCAGCGGGGACCGCGCGAAAACGGACAGCTACCTCTACTTCGGCTCGGACGTGCACGCGGTCGCCGACGGCCCGGTGGTGGCGGTTCTCGACGGCCTGCCCGAGCAGGTGCCGGGTGTCGACCCGACCGGCCTCACGCTGGCGCAGTACGGCGGCAATCACGTCGTCCAGGACATCGGGAACGGAAACTTCGCCTTCTACGCGCATCTGAAGACCGGCAGCGTCAAGGTCAAGCCGGGTGACCGGCTGACCACCGGGCAGGTGCTGGGCAACGTCGGCAACACCGGCAATTCCAGTGCGCCGCACCTGCATTTCCACGTGATGAGCGCACCCGATCCACTGCGCGCGGACGGCCTGCCGTTCGTGTTCCGCTCGTTCCGGCTCACCGACCGACTGGCCAACATGGCAGCCGTCGACGCGCTGGAGGCCGGCGGTCCCGCGCGTCCGGAACCCGGCTTCACCGCCCGCGCCGAAAACAATGTCAGCCCACTGAATCTGGACGTGATGACCTATGACAACTGA
- a CDS encoding DUF3054 domain-containing protein has protein sequence MTTEQTTGNRSAALAFLTDVVLVVIFCSIGRRSHAEGITLAGVAHTSWPFLTGTVAGWALARGWRRPTALNPTGLVVWVSTIVIGMLLRKASAQGVAVSFVIVASTVTAVFLLGWRGLARLRK, from the coding sequence ATGACAACTGAGCAGACCACCGGAAATCGCAGTGCCGCACTGGCTTTCCTCACCGACGTGGTGTTGGTGGTGATCTTCTGCTCCATCGGCCGGCGCAGCCACGCCGAGGGCATCACGCTGGCCGGTGTGGCGCACACCAGCTGGCCGTTCCTGACCGGAACCGTGGCGGGCTGGGCGCTGGCGCGGGGCTGGCGCCGCCCAACCGCGCTGAACCCGACCGGGTTGGTGGTCTGGGTCAGCACCATCGTGATCGGCATGCTGCTGCGCAAGGCCTCGGCTCAGGGCGTCGCGGTGAGTTTCGTGATCGTCGCCTCGACCGTCACCGCCGTCTTCCTGCTCGGCTGGCGCGGCCTGGCTCGCCTCCGCAAGTGA